The Dyadobacter sandarakinus DNA window GCATTTAGAGAAATCTGATGCGGTTTTTTGTTTTTCGTTGATTTTTCTTGCTACCGATTTGTTTTGTACCTTTTTGTACCTTTTCTGGTATATTTAGTCCGAGGTACAAAAAAGGTACAAATTTTTGGCTTTTAGGGGGGAAATTATGAAACATACTGAAACATTAAGAAACATGCTAAAACAATTCAAAAAACTGCTGAAATGAGCTCAACAATTGAAACTGTCCGAATTTGTAAAGAATGCAATAAGCGGTTCACAGCAAGAACCACGCAGACCAAAGTTTGTACAAAATGAAATTGTAGGAATTATAAGAAGTGTTTCTACTGGGAGAACGAGCCAATTTAAAAGAAAGATTACAAGAAGTAAATGGTAGGCAAAGATTTCATTTAGCAGTCATACGTACATGTATTACAGCATATGATATCAATTACAAGTAAAATTTTGTAACAAAAGCCTTTTATTCATAGGGTTTATTGATACTATTAACATAACATACAGCAAGCATGACGTTGTTTGACATTATCAATCGAGGCTTTTTTCCAAAAGAGTTACCTCCACCTTTTACTACCGATATTCTTGCTAAGCATGTTACAACAATTTTATCAAAATGGAGCTTAGAGTTCAAGAATAATACAACAATTTCAAGTTTAGGGGCAGTAGTTCCTCCATTTCCTGGCGAATCGAAGAAGAAATTAGAGCAGCGAAAAAAGCTTTATAGAGATACCTTTATTTCTAAGTACTCTTCCTCAAAAGGATGTACTTTTTCAATATCAAAAGGTAAACTATCTCGGCGATTCTTGCAAATTCCTAATCCTAAACATTTTATCTTATTATCGGACAAGATAGTTTCAAGATGGGGAGACTTCGAAAAAGTCTTTGCGCTTTCTCATTATTCAGAAAGCTATCCTATTGCTGAGACATCTTCCAAAAAACGCTCTGTCTCGACTTATAGTAAGAGTGTGTCTGATTTTCACAATAGGTTGCTAAGCACTTCAATTGAGAAAAAAATTGAAGTGAAGGTTGATATTTCAAAATTCTACCCAACAATCTATACTCATACGATTGCTTGGGCCTTGTTGGGAAAAGAAAAGGCAAAAAGCTATTTCAATCAGAAATCCGATCTTGACTCGCTTATCGCAGCAGGCGATCTAGACGCTGCCCTTTACAAAAATGCTGAGGACATAGATAATGCATTAAGAAGTTGTCAGGAGAGGCAATCAATCGGAATTCCTATTGGGCCCGACACATCGCATGTTATAGCTGAGGCAGTTGCGTGTCGCATAGACAGTATGCTTCAAGCTAAGTTCGGTGGCTTAGGTTTAAAAGCTTGCCGATATTATGATGACTACTATCTCTATGTTTCCACAAAAGATGAGGCGGATACCGTTTTGAAGGGGCTACAACTAATCTTATCAGATTTTCAACTTGAAATAAATGAAAGCAAAATAAAGATAAGAGAATTTCCATTTTCCTTCGAAGACGAGTTTACAACAACGCTTTTTTTATTTGATTTTAAAAAGACTAATCAGGCTAATAGTTTAAAGCACTATTTCAGTGTGATTTGGGGTTTTGCTGAAAAAAACCCGAAAAGGACGGATTGGATATTCAAATATTCACTGCGAATATTTGAGTTTGGAACGGTTAAGATATCGAAGGAAACGTGGAGATTATTCGAAAATCTGCTTTTGAAGACTGTGCAAATTGATCCGTCAATATTAGACATTGTGACACGAATATTGCTTACATATACGTCATATGTTGATTATAAGTCGAAAGATAAATGGAGATCGCTGATAAATATTATTATTAAGGAACATAGTCAAGTAAATCATAACTTCGAGGTTTCATGGGCACTCTGGCTTGCTAAGTCCTTTAACCTGGAAATAGAAGAAAGTTGCGCTAATTTAGTCATCAATACGAAAGATTGTATTGCAAATCTTATATTACTTGACCTACTAAATACAACATCACTTGTCCAAGGAAATGCTAACATCAATCAGTTAGAAATTGAGCTTAAAGATGATGTATTATTTTCCAGTAATTGGTTGCTTGCATATGAGGCTGTAAAAAAGGGCTGGCTTGTTCCTGCCGATTCTAATCTATTGAATAGTAATTTGTTTTTCAAAATTATTCAAGATTTAGATGTCGAATTCTATGATAGTAAAAAACAACTAATACCTTATAATTTTGTTGAAAAGGTGGATGAAATTACCTCTCTCCCTACTTCTTACGATGGTAACGTTAATGTTAGCGACGCTACTAGCAAGCCAAGTGAAGTAAAGAAAAAAGCAATTTTCAAATTCATTGAAACTATTCCTTCTGGGCTTGATTTTTAGTTAATACAGATTTAAAATCTATAAGGATTGCGGCGGATTAAATAAAAGATGCTAACATCGAACAATCATTTTCCATAGGGATAACTTGTTAATTCCCTTGAATAAGATCTTGTAAAGAGTATCTGCTTTACAAGTGTAGACCAAGGAATATCTATTTGGTCATCAAGCATTTGATTCTCTAAATAATTTACGTTTCATTATTCTCAATATTTCAGGTAGGTTGATGGAGAATCCTTGGCCCTCATATTTTGTCACACTTAAAACACCTTTGATTACTTCTTCTTCTCCTCCCTCTTTCACATTCTCTATCGCCGGCCTTGCCTTAATCATGTTCTCATATTGATAATTTGATAGTTTAAGCTGCTCAATGGTTGCGTCTTTTAATTGCAAAAGAGAGTTTGTTATTAAAAGGTGTGATTGGAGGTGGAGGATGTTTGCTTGCCACTGCATAACGGAGATATCGTAATTCGTCTCTTTCTGAATTAAAACTAAGTTATCTGCCGTAGGTGCGTTTAAATAGATTGACAAAGCATCCCTTATTTGCTCCAATGATGCATCTTTGTCCTTCGGTATTATTTTGAAGAGCGTTCCGTGAGCGTCTTCTTTAATCTCAGTGCTAGCATCAACACCTAGATCCGCTAAAAATTGAGCAAAATAAACTAGATATTGCTTACACGAGGTTTTAATAGGTTCAGGGAATATAAAAGATGTCAGCAAAACGTCGGGGTAGAGTCTGTTGCTAATGGAGGATATTGCTCTATCAATTAGGTTTTCTATATATTCTTGAATCTCAGTTTCTAATTCAAATATGGTGCTATCTTCGTTTATATAGCCTAGCACGAATCCAAATCCATTCGTAATTATTTCATCGTCATATTCAAAATATTTATACATAGGATTGTTATCACTTGTAATTATAAGTGATATTTCCTCTGCCATTTCTGCGATGCTGTACGGCTTATTCCAGTTTACGAAGTCTGTTTGGAATATTACACTTGCAGTGAGAGAGGGTTCATTTTCTTTGGCTCGGCAAAGAATCGAAATATCAGCATAAAACACCTGCTCAGTACTTAAATCAATTGAGAACGTTATCTCATCAAGGAATAGTCTAATTTGTTTTGGTGTATATTTAAAAAGCTCTTCTATAACATTTTCATCAGACAGTCGTCCCGATCTGTGTTTCCTATGTTCTGAATAATAGGAATATACATCTTCGATTGAATTTACAACTAAGATTTTTGTTAATGAGCTTGGTTCATCTATATTCCTTTGATGCTCTTTGATTTCAATTTTCAACATAGATAATGAGCCGAAGATTTTTTAATCGTTGACAAAATGATTGGTGATGGTTGAGAATACTGGGCTGTGTCGATTTTGGGCTATTTATCCATTTGATATCAAACGTTCCAACCGCACCATCATATCCTCTTTTTCCCTCAACATCCTCTCATACAATGCAATCTTCTCCTCATGAAGTTGCATTAGTTTGTCAATCGGATTGTTGTTGTAAGTTTCGAATGAACTTCCGAAGAAAGCCTGATCTTGGAATGTGTTTGAAATGACATTTATCGCTTGTTCCTCGTCAAAATTCCGAATCGCCTCAGCCGGGATTTTCAAAATCACCGCCACCTGCTCTAAAATATCGTTTTCAATCTTTTCCTTCTGTTCGAGCAGGGAAATTTTTTGCTGGTTCCAATCTTCGCCAAGCTCGAACGCGAGGGCATCTTGTTTGATGGAAAGCATTTCGCGGAAGCGTTTCAAATTGCGGCCTTCGTGGATCTTCGGGTTGGAGGTAGTATGTGCCATGTAAAATGGGTGTTTAGTTAAAAAAGGCAATTTATGTAAATCTGCCGGGAAGTGCGCGGATATCTTACAGGGTTAATTCATGTAAGTTACAGAATAAGATTTTTTGCGACGTTTATAGGTGTGCGTGAGAAAAAGTATTGTAAACGCAGGCGGCTTTTATACAGCCTTTATCAAGATTATTTCGACCAGGGATTATCATCACACTTCATCGCAAACCTGGTGAACGATGACTTGCAAAGCCCAGATTTGGTGTCGGCAGAAGACATTAAATTGTCTGTTCTATTTCAAGGGTAGAGCCAAAGTCACCAAACGGCTCCCGCCTGCACGGGCGTCGCCCATCGAGTCCTGCGAAAAAACAAGCTGCTCCCAATTCGCCCATCCAATGGTCAGATCCGGATGATTTGGACGCTATTCAAAATCAAATTGTCAAATCTAAATTTTCTAAAGCATGAGTCGCATTATCGAATTTACCCTGCAATCGAAGGGCGGGGTAGGGAAGAGTCTTCATACCTATTGCCGTTCATTATCTGTTCCAGAAGAGCATTCACTTTTTGTCGATGTGGATAGCTCGACGCAGACTTCAACAAGGCAGCTAAAATTTCTGGGCCCGGAAAGACTGGAGACCAATTCACTTTTAGATGCCCGTGATGTTCTCGTGCGTGATAAGTTCCTGGGTTATATGGAAAGCCTTTCGGAAAGTAACTTTGAGCGGATCTACATGGATTTCGGCGCACCTGAGTCAGAACAAATTCCTGCGCTCATCCAGCGTGACATACCATTTAAAGAATTTTGCGACGAATTGGGCTTTACTGTGGCGTTCAACATCATCATTGGCGGTGGGGGAGCGTACAAAGCATCGGTGGATTACCTCCAAAAGCTTGTATCTGTCGTCGATAGTAAGTTCGAGACAATTGTTTGGGAAAACATTACCAGCTTCAATCAATTCCCTGCACTTTCCAAGGAGCTTGCCGGGAACTGCAAACGGATGGGATTGCGATACCGCCGGTTCGGCGATTTCGAGCCTTCGACCTTGCTAGGTGGCCAGGTGCTGGACGGCATCAGGAAAGGCTTTGCGCTTTCTGACTACACACCTGGCGCGCGCATTAGATTAAAGAAAGAACTTAACGAAAATTTCGGGCATGAGTAGCAATATCAAGGAGTTCGTAACGAAAATTAAAGGACAATTTTCGGCGAAGTATGGAATTGAGATGGATGATTGGTCCGCGATGGTAATGGCCGAAATAAGTGAGCGTTTTATGGTGCTCAACCACTCGGTGAAGAAGTCAGCGGATAAAATTGAGGAAGCGGCACGCAGCGTCAAGGGCAAAACTTACCCAGTCAGCTTCAACTCGTCGCAAGAGGCTTTTAAGCTAGGCCTAGGTTTGATGGCTCCTTTTGCCGGAATGTGTAGCCTGGTTGCAGTGTTATTTTTCTGGTACAAGACAAGTACTCAGGAGTATCAATCGATCAAGGATATTGCTCAATCATACGAGAATTTGAGAGTGTACCGAATCCTAATGCAGGAGGGCGAGGTTGTGCAACGTGAGGGGCAGTATTATCTAACTCTGTCATTAGCGAACAAGAAAGCTGGCGACATCCTGATCGGTAAGGAATATGTATTTGAAGGTAAAAAGAAACGCATACTTGTACCCTTGGGCAGATAATCATGGATATGGAGAAGAAGAAATTTAGAAAAAAAGGAGGCCGTCCGCGGTTGCCCGAGTATGAAAAGCGCGTGAATGTGACTGTGATGCTTACTCCTACGGAAATAAAGCGGTTACGAAGCGAATGCCAGGATTATGTGCCTGTTTTCGGCGTGTTTTTGCGGCAGAAGTTGCTTACCACGAAAACAGTGCTCTTATCGAGAGCAGTCGATCCAGAAGTAAGATTGTAAATAGCCAACCTATTAAAAGTAAGCGGAGCGCTGATCATGATTGCGAAGCGGCTCGAATATAATGCGCTGGTTAGCAAAGATTTTCTTGATATGACTGTCGGGCTGAAGAATATGGTGCGGGAGGTACGTTTTAGAATCAACGAGGTAGTGACAAGTCAAGCGATCTTACCAAAAGTTGCACGTTCGCTATCCTGTTTGAAGGATGCGATTTCAGCTCATCAAACAGCGACGGTAACATTGAAGGACGTTTCTGGATGGAATCTGTATCTTACCGAGATTGTGGCCGAACTGGAAGCGTTTTGCACAAGTAATGGCTTGGACATCGACTAGCTGAGCGCAATGGACAGATTGGGAGCAAGATACTCTTCCCACTTTGTTTTGTAATAGAAATGTTATTTGTAAGTTACAGAAATGTGTTATTTTTGTAACTCACAAATAGCAATTTGGAAGCACTGTTCACAAAATATCTACCGAAACTACAACGCACGTCAACCAAGTTCGTGCGTGACTTTATCCATCAAATCGACTGGGAACGAAATCGATTGATCGGCATTAAAGGCGCTCGTGGTGCTGGAAAGACAACCCTCGTACTGCAATATTTAAAGCAAATAGCGCTACCAACCGGCCAATCGTTATACGTCAGCCTGGATGATCTTTATTTTAGCGCGCATCGACTTTATGATCTAGGTGAAGCTTTTGTCAGGACTGGCGGGCGGCTACTGGTACTGGATGAAGTTCACCGATATATCAATTGGTCGCAGGAAATCAAAAACCTTTACGACGACTTTCCTGATTTACGAATCGTATTTACGGGTTCATCCATCATGCACTTGGAGCGCAGCAAAGGTGATTTGAGTCGCCGTGCTGTCATGTATCATTTACATGGACTCTCGTTCCGTGAGTTTCTTCAAATCCAGCAGATTGCTTCCTGGTCTGCGGTAACTCTGCCAGATCTTTTGAACAATCACACGCAAATAGCGCTGGATATCACGGAGACAATCAAACCATTAGCTCACTGGAATGACTATCTGCAATATGGATACTATCCCTACTTTTTGGAGAATAAAGATGTCTACGCACAGAAGTTGACCGAGACAATTCAGCTCAGTTTGGAGCTGGATTTGCCAGCCGTTTACGGGATAAGTTATGCTTCTGTTGACAAGCTGAAACAACTGCTCGTTGTGCTGGCCGAAAGCGTTCCCATGAAACCGAACATCAGCAAGCTTAGTGAAACGCTGAATACGAGTAGGGCACTTGTGGTTGAGTACATGCATTATCTGGAAGAGTTGGGTGTACTCATGTTGTTACACAGGGACAGCTTTGGCATCACCAGATTGCAGAAACCTGAGAAGGTGTATCTAAGTCATCCAAACCTTCAATATGCATTGCACGAGAGTCGTCCGGATATTGGAACATTGCGTGAAAGCTTTTTCCTGAGCCAGGTTCAGCCGCTACATAAAGTTGAGTACACGGAGAAGGGAGACTTCAAACTGGATAGGAAGGTGACGGTTGAAGTAGGAGGGGCGAACAAAACCAGGCAACAGCTCGCAGGTGTTGAGAATGCGTATGTAGGTGCTGATGGGCTTGAAGTGGGGTATGGAGATAAGATTCCGCTTTGGATGTTTGGGATGTTGTACTGATTTTCCCGTTTGCTATTAGGATCGAATCACCGAGTTAAAATCGGTAGTTCGATCCTAATGCGCCTTGTTGATGGATATGTCCCGGAAAATTCAAGCCAATTCTATCCAAATCGACCAAATTCTAACTTTTTCAACCAAATTCAACCGTTTTCTACCTGTTTCGAATTTGTGGTGTTTTTTCTTAGTAGCAAGCTATGTTTTTCCATGGTCGAAATGCTGCTTCGCATCTTCGACCATGGAAAAACGGCTTGCCCTTCGGGAGTCAATTCGCCGGAGGGCTTATTGTAAAGAATGATGACAAGGGGAGTTTCGTTCTAAGGTGGTCTGCCCAGCATAGCTAGCTATAAAAGAGAATTTTTAACAACGAGGCAATATAGTAACTGCTGGCGATCGAGGGCTATTCTGTGGATTTCGGAATGTTTCTATGAGATAGCTAATGAACAGCAAGGCAATAGTTTTGTTTTATTTAATGGATCTTGAAGTTAGCGAGGTTATCAGCGACTTGTTGAAAACGTGCGATAGTATGATACTACTTCTTCCTAAGGTGTGGACTTAGTTGATCAACCTATTCGCAGTGTCATTTTAAGTCTTTCTTATATGTATTTTGAAATTAGCCAAGTTTTGGCACTTGTCACTATATTTGCCAAAACTTGGTAGACCGTTATGCAGCGAGAAAGGATAATAGAGCAAGTACGACCCAACGAAACGATTAGTAGGCTTAAATTGCTCTCTCTGCTAAGAGAGGAATATCCTCATGCCAAGTTGAATACGCTCGATTGGCATATTCACACTCTTCTTGTGCAAGGAAAACTAGTAAGGAAAGGTCGTGGCTCCTATGCTGTTGCCAGTAATGAGTCCATTTTATCCAGTTTTACCCCAACGCTGCCAGAGGAATTAAGCGAAATCGGACAGCGTCTGGGTCGTAAGTTCCCATTGATAACTACCTGTGTCTGGACGACGTCTGTCTTGCATTCGTTTGTTATGCAACAACCCACGATTACTTATTGGTTG harbors:
- a CDS encoding RNA-directed DNA polymerase, producing MTLFDIINRGFFPKELPPPFTTDILAKHVTTILSKWSLEFKNNTTISSLGAVVPPFPGESKKKLEQRKKLYRDTFISKYSSSKGCTFSISKGKLSRRFLQIPNPKHFILLSDKIVSRWGDFEKVFALSHYSESYPIAETSSKKRSVSTYSKSVSDFHNRLLSTSIEKKIEVKVDISKFYPTIYTHTIAWALLGKEKAKSYFNQKSDLDSLIAAGDLDAALYKNAEDIDNALRSCQERQSIGIPIGPDTSHVIAEAVACRIDSMLQAKFGGLGLKACRYYDDYYLYVSTKDEADTVLKGLQLILSDFQLEINESKIKIREFPFSFEDEFTTTLFLFDFKKTNQANSLKHYFSVIWGFAEKNPKRTDWIFKYSLRIFEFGTVKISKETWRLFENLLLKTVQIDPSILDIVTRILLTYTSYVDYKSKDKWRSLINIIIKEHSQVNHNFEVSWALWLAKSFNLEIEESCANLVINTKDCIANLILLDLLNTTSLVQGNANINQLEIELKDDVLFSSNWLLAYEAVKKGWLVPADSNLLNSNLFFKIIQDLDVEFYDSKKQLIPYNFVEKVDEITSLPTSYDGNVNVSDATSKPSEVKKKAIFKFIETIPSGLDF
- a CDS encoding helix-turn-helix domain-containing protein: MAHTTSNPKIHEGRNLKRFREMLSIKQDALAFELGEDWNQQKISLLEQKEKIENDILEQVAVILKIPAEAIRNFDEEQAINVISNTFQDQAFFGSSFETYNNNPIDKLMQLHEEKIALYERMLREKEDMMVRLERLISNG
- a CDS encoding ATP-binding protein, with product MEALFTKYLPKLQRTSTKFVRDFIHQIDWERNRLIGIKGARGAGKTTLVLQYLKQIALPTGQSLYVSLDDLYFSAHRLYDLGEAFVRTGGRLLVLDEVHRYINWSQEIKNLYDDFPDLRIVFTGSSIMHLERSKGDLSRRAVMYHLHGLSFREFLQIQQIASWSAVTLPDLLNNHTQIALDITETIKPLAHWNDYLQYGYYPYFLENKDVYAQKLTETIQLSLELDLPAVYGISYASVDKLKQLLVVLAESVPMKPNISKLSETLNTSRALVVEYMHYLEELGVLMLLHRDSFGITRLQKPEKVYLSHPNLQYALHESRPDIGTLRESFFLSQVQPLHKVEYTEKGDFKLDRKVTVEVGGANKTRQQLAGVENAYVGADGLEVGYGDKIPLWMFGMLY